The following are encoded together in the Oncorhynchus tshawytscha isolate Ot180627B unplaced genomic scaffold, Otsh_v2.0 Un_contig_11403_pilon_pilon, whole genome shotgun sequence genome:
- the LOC121843926 gene encoding uncharacterized protein LOC121843926 isoform X2: MVPHLHSASPQALTNQAPSIQGSIPQTLASQVSSPPGEAKDSALCCSEAEASTVSEWLLPADWCSLSFGRLRKLRALH; this comes from the exons ATGGTGCCACACCTGCACAGTGCCAGCCCACAGGCCCTCACCAACCAGGCCCCCAGCATCCAGGGGTCCATCCCCCAGACCCTCGCCAGCCAAGTCTCCAGCCCACCTGGAGAGGCCAAAGACAGCGCCCTCTGCTGTTCAG AAGCAGAAGCCAGTACAGTCAGTGAATGGTTACTACCAGCTGACTGGTGTAGTCTCTCATTTGGGAGGCTCCGCAAACTCCG GGCACTACATTAG
- the LOC121843926 gene encoding ubiquitin carboxyl-terminal hydrolase 8-like isoform X1, whose translation MITCVFLQKQKPVQSVNGYYQLTGVVSHLGGSANSGHYISDILHASGNWFCCNDSQVSMSNEATVLRTRARSAYMLFYMFRAIEREAPAHRA comes from the exons ATGATCACATGTGTTTTCTTACAGAAGCAGAAGCCAGTACAGTCAGTGAATGGTTACTACCAGCTGACTGGTGTAGTCTCTCATTTGGGAGGCTCCGCAAACTCCG GGCACTACATTAGTGACATATTGCATGCCAGTGGGAACTGGTTCTGCTGTAACGACAGCCAGGTGTCAATGTCCAATGAAGCCACTGTGCTGAGGACCAGAGCCCGGAGTGCCTACATGCTCTTCTATATGTTCAG GGCAATAGAGCGGGAGGCCCCAGCACACAGGGCCTAA